CTGAATTCTGTAATTGCGGATTCAAGTATATCCCTGACTTTTTTTTCATCATAATAAAACAAAAAATAATCAGCGCTCTTTTTCATTCTTTCAAGATGAAGATCAAGAAGAAAACACTCTCCGTTTTCAAACAGAATTGATTCCAGAATTTCAAATTTCTCCGCAGGCATTAAAAACTTTCCTTTAAGAAGAGCCTCTTTATACTCCTCCTCTGCAATTGAGTCCCATACAATGCCTCCGCCAAGACCCATTTCTCCGGACATATTTTGTTTATCTATCCTTAAAGTTCTTATTGCAATATTAAAAACAGCTTTTCCTTTTAATATGAGCCCAATTGAGCCCGTATAGATTGAACGGAGACTTTTCTCCAGCTCTGAAATAATCTCCATTGACCTGATTTTGGGAGCGCCTGTTATTGATCCGCATGGGAATAGATTTTTAATAATTGTGCTGAGTTTCCTCTCTTTCAACTCACCTTTGACAGTTGATGTAAGCTGATACAAAGTTTCGTATTTTTCCATTTCAAACAGTTTTTCAACTTTTACTTTGTCTGTTTTTGAAATCCTGCCGAGATCATTTCTTAATAGATCCACAATCATAACATTTTCCGCAAAATTTTTCTCATCCTTAGACATACCCTTTTCAATCAGCATGTCTTCATGATGATTTGAGCCCCTTTTTAAAGTGCCTTTCATAGGTTTACATTTGATATTTGAATAATCGGTCTCAAAAAAGAGTTCCGGAGAAAAAGAGAGGATGTACTCGTCCTTAAGGTTAATAAAGGATGTGTATCTTGCTGACTGATGAAAAACCGTGTTTAAAAACAGTGATGACAAATCTCCGTTAAGATCAAAAAGAGCTCTGACTGTATAGTTAATCTGGTAAGTTTCTCCGTTTTCAATATAATCTTTAATTTTGCGGATGTTCCTGACGTACTCATCTTTTGACACATCAAGTCTATAATTATCAATACGGTATATTCTATCCGAAATTTCCGGCGCATCTTTATAATCAAGGCTGCGCGAAGAAACCCGTACTGTGTTCTTTCTGTTGTAGAACATGAATTTTACAGATGGCACGGAATCAATGTGCTTTCTGAATTTTTCCAAATCAACAGGTTGAAAATTGTATCCTGCTTCGTATGGTAAAAGAGCAACGCCTGTCAGATCTTCTCTTTTCGAATAT
This window of the bacterium genome carries:
- the pabB gene encoding aminodeoxychorismate synthase component I; translated protein: MKIVDILNFVENNEYSAFFYTPAIYPEAESVFLKNPDYILTARSWEEIDSVLDQADTYSKREDLTGVALLPYEAGYNFQPVDLEKFRKHIDSVPSVKFMFYNRKNTVRVSSRSLDYKDAPEISDRIYRIDNYRLDVSKDEYVRNIRKIKDYIENGETYQINYTVRALFDLNGDLSSLFLNTVFHQSARYTSFINLKDEYILSFSPELFFETDYSNIKCKPMKGTLKRGSNHHEDMLIEKGMSKDEKNFAENVMIVDLLRNDLGRISKTDKVKVEKLFEMEKYETLYQLTSTVKGELKERKLSTIIKNLFPCGSITGAPKIRSMEIISELEKSLRSIYTGSIGLILKGKAVFNIAIRTLRIDKQNMSGEMGLGGGIVWDSIAEEEYKEALLKGKFLMPAEKFEILESILFENGECFLLDLHLERMKKSADYFLFYYDEKKVRDILESAITEFRKDNIYKVRVLLDKWGDVTTDYQEIRDDISNVDIVVSFSQRTEKKQFLFHKTTFRPWDTELKSAREKGFFEVIFCDKNSRVLEGAFTNIFLEKNGKIFTPALDSVILNGCYRQHLIKTCGVIEKDIFIDDLKNADRVFLGNSVRKKIYVNKIKNLKDEQEKE